A window of Leptolyngbyaceae cyanobacterium genomic DNA:
TCTCAAGCAGATTCTTCCAGTATTCGTAAATACGGAGGGACTGGTTTAGGTTTGGTGATTTGCAAGCAACTAGTTCAACTGATGGGTGGCGAAATAGGTTGTCATAGCATTTTAGGCCAAGGTTCGACTTTTTGGTTTACTGCTGTATTTGACCGATCTGAATTAACAAAATTAATGCCTGTCGAACGGACGGATAAACAATTTATTAAGTTAAATCAAAATGAACGCATTAGAAATTATCAAAATAGCTTTCAGGAAGTTAAAATTCTAGTAGTAGAAGATAGTCAAATCAATCAAAAAGTTATTCTCAATCAATTACAGCTTTTAGGCTATCAAGCAGATTGTGTTAATAACGGGCAAGAAGCTCTTGAGAAAATTGGCGAACGCGATTATAATATAATTCTCATGGATTGCCAAATGCCCGTACTAGATGGCTACGAAACCACTGAAAAACTACGTCAAAAAGAAGGAGAAGCAGGACAACGCAGTACGGTAGTAATTGGACTAACTGCTTATGCAATGCCTAGCGATCGCCAAAAATGTTTAGATGCAGGCATGGATGATTATCTCAGCAAACCTGCTACTATGAAAGACTTAGCAGTTATGTTGGAAAAATGGTCAACTTTGCAAAAGCAACAGGAAGAAAATTATCCAGCACGAGCAAAACAAAAGTTGTTTCCGTCTGTTGCTAGTAACGAATTTGTACTTTCTCAATCCAAATCTCCGATCGATTTAGAACGCCTCCATAATATTACTGGTGGGGATGTGGGAATAGAGGTAGAGCTTTTAGAAGTTTTTGTAGAAAATATAGAAATTTATTTAGCCGAAACCAAAGTAGTACTGGAAGTTCGGGATGCGATCGCTCTCAAGAACAAAGCTCATGCAATTAAAGGTGCTGCTGCTAACTTTGGCGTCCAAGTGATGTCAGAATTAGCCAAAAAAATGGAAAATCTAGCATTAGAAAATAATCTAGAAGCCATACCTGAATTAATCGTTCGCTTAGAACAAATATTATTAGATGTTACTGCTTTTATGCAGGAATTAAAGCGAGCAACCAAAACCGAATTAGACTAGTTTTTTGATTTAATTTAGAAAGGCACGAATCCACAAAATGATTTGATACGGCGCTATAGAAACCGGTTTTCTATCCCGTACTGTCAGGTAACTATAGCAATCCTAAATGAATTGCGAATAACTAAACCCCTCCCAACCCTCCCCTTGGTAAGGGGAGGGCTAGGGTTGGGGTTGGGGTTGATTATTTCAATAGGATCGCTATATCAACAAAATAAATTCGCAACACTAGGCTTAGTTACTTTTCCCATTGCATTGCGAGGTAATTCTTCCACAGCCATAATTTTGGTGGGAACTTTATAGGTAGCTAGTCTTTCTTTTCCCCAACTTCTAAGATTTTCTAAACTTAAATCGCTTCCCGGTTTTAATACTAAAGCCGCACAAACTCTCTCACCCCATTCTGTATCCTCAACTCCCACAACAGCACAATCTTGAATATCTGGATGAGTTCGCAGAACTTCTTCAATTTCTAATGCTGAAACTTTATAACCACCAGTTTTAATAATGTCTACGCTAATTCTTCCCAGAATGCGATAGTTATCATTTTCAATCACTGCCAAATCTCCCGTACAAAACCAACCATCGCGAAATGCTGCTTCTGTTGCTTCCGGTTTTTGCCAATATTCAAGAAAGACTCCAGCACCTTTAATTT
This region includes:
- a CDS encoding response regulator, which produces MKIFEPEKFLILVVDDVNKNLQLLSNILESAGYGTTFATSGQQTLERLKNIKPDLILLDLMMPEMDGLQVCEILKANPDYQEIPVIFITASQEQENVLQAFERGAVDYVTKPFSPPELLARVRTHLELKHTKDQLKNTLKQLVKARDAALEAARIKTQFLANMSHEIRTPMNAVLGMTEILLNTPLNEHQLDCLKTLKSSGENLLMIINDILDFSKLEAGAVRLEKEQFALHSVIKELIDLLTPQAEAKGIKLNYTIDSHVPETSIGDATRLRQILTNLISNAIKFTEVGEVTVKVANKSLWQPETTEELSSVSSAINKPIELLFSICDTGIGISQEDRQKLFKSFSQADSSSIRKYGGTGLGLVICKQLVQLMGGEIGCHSILGQGSTFWFTAVFDRSELTKLMPVERTDKQFIKLNQNERIRNYQNSFQEVKILVVEDSQINQKVILNQLQLLGYQADCVNNGQEALEKIGERDYNIILMDCQMPVLDGYETTEKLRQKEGEAGQRSTVVIGLTAYAMPSDRQKCLDAGMDDYLSKPATMKDLAVMLEKWSTLQKQQEENYPARAKQKLFPSVASNEFVLSQSKSPIDLERLHNITGGDVGIEVELLEVFVENIEIYLAETKVVLEVRDAIALKNKAHAIKGAAANFGVQVMSELAKKMENLALENNLEAIPELIVRLEQILLDVTAFMQELKRATKTELD